In one window of Canis aureus isolate CA01 chromosome 36, VMU_Caureus_v.1.0, whole genome shotgun sequence DNA:
- the PTPRN gene encoding receptor-type tyrosine-protein phosphatase-like N isoform X4 yields MRRPRRPGGPGGSGGLRLLLCLLLLSSRPGGCSAISAHGCLFDRRLCSHLEVCIQDGLFGQCQVGVGQARPLLQVTSPVLQRLQSVLRQLMSQGLSWHDDLTQYVISQEMERIPRLRPPEPRPRDRSGLVPRRPGPAGELLLQGLPTGSTPAAQHRLPQPPVGGGGAGVGSPLSPLQAELLHPLLEHLLLPPQAPHPALSYEPALLQPYLFHQFGSRDGSRGSEGSPGMVSVGPLPKAESSTLFSRTASKAMFGAHSDHSYGDPPGPSPGQLFQESGLLYLAQELPVPSRARAPRLPDQGGSRRAKDSSEGYEEEGLEGRREKPPSPAEQPDVTLQRLAAMLAGYGVELRQLTPEQLSTLSTLLQLLPKGAGRNLGGVVNVGADVKKTMEEQVQGGNTAEPPPPTPSLPGYPTASPTASKAQQVPSSGSSEPPKTASHLATPVLLEKKSPLGQSQPTLVRQPSAQSSAEEYGYIVTDQKPLSLAAGVKLLEILAEHVHVSSGSFINISVVGPALTFRIRHNEQNLSLADVTQQAGLVKAELEAQTGLQILQTGVGQREEAAAVLPRPARSTSPMRSVLLTVVALAGVAGLLVALAVALCVRQHARQRDKERLAALGPEGAHGDTTFEYQDLCRQHMAAKSLFSRAEGPPEPSRVSSVSSQFSDAAQASPSSHSSTPSWCEEPAQANMDISTGHMILAYMEDHLRNRDRLAKEWQALCAYQAEPNTCATAQGEGNIKKNRHPDFLPYDHVRIKLKVESSPSRSDYINASPIIEHDPRMPAYIATQGPLSHTIADFWQMVWESGCTVIVMLTPLVEDGVKQCDRYWPDEGSSLYHVYEVNLVSEHIWCEDFLVRSFYLKNVQTQETRTLTQFHFLSWPAEGTPASTRPLLDFRRKVNKCYRGRSCPIIVHCSDGAGRTGTYILIDMVLNRMAKGVKEIDIAATLEHVRDQRPGLVRSKDQFEFALTAVAEEVNAILKALPQ; encoded by the exons GATTGTCCTGGCACGATGACCTCACTCAGTATGTGATCTCCCAGGAGATGGAACGCATCCCCAGGCTTCGCCCCCCAGAGCCCCGTCCAAGGGACAG ATCTGGCTTGGTGCCCAGAAGACCTGGTCCTGCTGGGGAGCTGCTTCTACAAGGCCTCCCTACTGGCTCCACCCCTGCTGCCCAGCACCGGCTTCCTCAACCTccagtgggtgggggtggagctggGGTGGGCTCTCCACTGTCCCCCCTGCAGGCTGAGCTGCTGCACCCTCTCTTGGAGCATCTACTGCTACCCCCGcaggccccccaccctgctctgaGTTATGAACCTGCCCTGCTGCAGCCCTACCTGTTCCATCAG TTTGGCTCCCGCGATGGCTCCCGGGGCTCAGAGGGCTCCCCAGGGATGGTCAGTGTTGGCCCCCTGCCCAAGGCCGAATCCTCCACCCTCTTCAGCAGAACTGCCTCCAAGGCCATGTTTGGGGCTCACTCTGACCATTCCTACGGGGACCCCCCAGGGCCTTCACCTGGTCAACTTTTCCAGGAGTCAGGGCTTCTCTACCTGGCCCAGGAGCTGCCAGTGCCCAGCAGGGCCAGGGCACCGAGGCTGCCAGACCAAGGGGGCAGCAGACGGGCAAAGGACTCCTCAGAGGGCTATGAGGAGGAAGGGCTAGAAGGTCGCAGAGAGAAGCCTCCTTCTCCAGCAGAGCAGCCAG ACGTGACTCTGCAGAGACTGGCAGCTATGCTGGCGGGCTATGGGGTGGAGCTGCGTCAGCTGACCCCTGAGCAGCTCTCCACCCTCTCAAccctgctgcagctgctgcccaAGGGCGCAGGACGAAATCTGG GAGGGGTTGTAAATGTTGGAGCTGACGTCAAGAAA ACAAtggaggagcaggtgcagggtgGAAACACGGCAGAgcctccaccccccacaccctccctgccTGGGTACCCCACTGCCAGCCCCACTGCCAGCAAAGCCCAGCAGGTGCCGAGCTCTGGATCCTCTGAGCCTCCCAAAACTGCTAGCCACCTTGCCACACCTGTCCTGCTGGAGAAGAAAAGTCCACTGGGCCAGAGCCAGCCCACACTGGTGAGGCAGCCCTCAGCTCAGTCATCAGCAGAGGAGTATGGCTACATTGTCACCGACCAGAA GCCCCTGAGTCTGGCCGCAGGAGTGAAGCTGCTGGAGATCCTAGCTGAGCATGTGCACGTGTCCTCGGGCAGCTTCATCAACATCAG TGTGGTGGGACCGGCCCTCACCTTCCGCATCCGACACAATGAACAGAACCTGTCTTTGGCTGATGTGACCCAGCAAGCTG GCCTGGTGAAGGCGGAACTGGAAGCACAGACAGGGCTGCAGATCTTGCAGACGGGAGTGGGACAG agggaggaggcagctgCGGTTCTTCCCCGGCCAGCCCGCAGCACCTCTCCCATGCGCTCAGTGCTACTCACCGTGGTGGCCCTGGCAGGGGTGGCCGGGCTGCTGGTGGCTCTGGCAGTGGCTTTGTGTGTGCGGCAGCATGCACGGCAGCGAGACAAGGAGCGCCTGGCAGCACTAGGCCCTGAGGGGGCCCATGGTGACACTACCTTTGAGTACCAG GACCTGTGCCGCCAGCATATGGCCGCAAAGTCCCTGTTCAGCCGGGCAGAGGGTCCCCCAGAGCCTTCTCGGGTGAGCAGCGTGTCCTCTCAGTTTAGTGATGCGGCGCAGGCCAGCCCCAGCTCCCACAGCAGCACGCCGTCCTGGTGTGAGGAGCCCGCCCAGGCCAACATGGACATCTCCACGGGACACATGATTCTG GCCTACATGGAGGACCACCTGCGGAACCGGGACCGCTTGGCCAAGGAGTGGCAGGCCCTGTGCGCCTACCAGGCAGAGCCGAACACCTGTGCCACCGCCCAGGGGGAGGGCAACATCAAAAAGAACCGCCACCCGGACTTCCTGCCCT ATGATCACGTCCGCATCAAGCTGAAGGTGGAGAGCAGCCCTTCTCGGAGCGATTACATCAACGCCAGCCCCATT ATTGAGCACGACCCTCGGATGCCAGCCTACATAGCCACACAGGGCCCGCTGTCCCATACCATCGCAGACTTCTGGCAG ATGGTGTGGGAGAGTGGCTGCACTGTCATCGTCATGCTGACCCCACTGGTGGAGGACGGTGTCAAGCAGTGTGACCGCTACTGGCCAGATGAGGGGTCCTCCCTCTACCACGTATATGAG GTGAACCTGGTGTCGGAGCACATCTGGTGCGAGGACTTCCTGGTGCGCAGCTTCTACCTGAAGAACGTGCAGACCCAGGAGACGCGCACGCTCACGCAGTTCCACTTCCTCAGCTGGCCGGCAGAGGGCACCCCCGCGTCCACGCGGCCGCTGCTGGACTTCCGCAG GAAAGTGAACAAGTGCTACCGGGGCCGCTCCTGCCCCATCATTGTGCACTGCAG TGACGGTGCAGGGAGGACTGGCACTTACATCCTCATTGACATGGTACTGAACCGCATGGCAAAAG GCGTAAAGGAGATTGACATCGCTGCCACCCTGGAGCATGTCCGTGACCAGCGGCCCGGCCTTGTCCGCTCTAAG GACCAGTTCGAATTTGCTTTGACCGCTGTGGCGGAGGAGGTGAACGCCATCCTCAAGGCCCTGCCCCAGTGA
- the PTPRN gene encoding receptor-type tyrosine-protein phosphatase-like N isoform X3 yields MRRPRRPGGPGGSGGLRLLLCLLLLSSRPGGCSAISAHGCLFDRRLCSHLEVCIQDGLFGQCQVGVGQARPLLQVTSPVLQRLQSVLRQLMSQGLSWHDDLTQYVISQEMERIPRLRPPEPRPRDRSGLVPRRPGPAGELLLQGLPTGSTPAAQHRLPQPPVGGGGAGVGSPLSPLQAELLHPLLEHLLLPPQAPHPALSYEPALLQPYLFHQFGSRDGSRGSEGSPGMVSVGPLPKAESSTLFSRTASKAMFGAHSDHSYGDPPGPSPGQLFQESGLLYLAQELPVPSRARAPRLPDQGGSRRAKDSSEGYEEEGLEGRREKPPSPAEQPADVTLQRLAAMLAGYGVELRQLTPEQLSTLSTLLQLLPKGAGRNLGGVVNVGADVKKTMEEQVQGGNTAEPPPPTPSLPGYPTASPTASKAQQVPSSGSSEPPKTASHLATPVLLEKKSPLGQSQPTLVRQPSAQSSAEEYGYIVTDQKPLSLAAGVKLLEILAEHVHVSSGSFINISVVGPALTFRIRHNEQNLSLADVTQQAGLVKAELEAQTGLQILQTGVGQREEAAAVLPRPARSTSPMRSVLLTVVALAGVAGLLVALAVALCVRQHARQRDKERLAALGPEGAHGDTTFEYQDLCRQHMAAKSLFSRAEGPPEPSRVSSVSSQFSDAAQASPSSHSSTPSWCEEPAQANMDISTGHMILAYMEDHLRNRDRLAKEWQALCAYQAEPNTCATAQGEGNIKKNRHPDFLPYDHVRIKLKVESSPSRSDYINASPIIEHDPRMPAYIATQGPLSHTIADFWQMVWESGCTVIVMLTPLVEDGVKQCDRYWPDEGSSLYHVYEVNLVSEHIWCEDFLVRSFYLKNVQTQETRTLTQFHFLSWPAEGTPASTRPLLDFRRKVNKCYRGRSCPIIVHCSDGAGRTGTYILIDMVLNRMAKGVKEIDIAATLEHVRDQRPGLVRSKDQFEFALTAVAEEVNAILKALPQ; encoded by the exons GATTGTCCTGGCACGATGACCTCACTCAGTATGTGATCTCCCAGGAGATGGAACGCATCCCCAGGCTTCGCCCCCCAGAGCCCCGTCCAAGGGACAG ATCTGGCTTGGTGCCCAGAAGACCTGGTCCTGCTGGGGAGCTGCTTCTACAAGGCCTCCCTACTGGCTCCACCCCTGCTGCCCAGCACCGGCTTCCTCAACCTccagtgggtgggggtggagctggGGTGGGCTCTCCACTGTCCCCCCTGCAGGCTGAGCTGCTGCACCCTCTCTTGGAGCATCTACTGCTACCCCCGcaggccccccaccctgctctgaGTTATGAACCTGCCCTGCTGCAGCCCTACCTGTTCCATCAG TTTGGCTCCCGCGATGGCTCCCGGGGCTCAGAGGGCTCCCCAGGGATGGTCAGTGTTGGCCCCCTGCCCAAGGCCGAATCCTCCACCCTCTTCAGCAGAACTGCCTCCAAGGCCATGTTTGGGGCTCACTCTGACCATTCCTACGGGGACCCCCCAGGGCCTTCACCTGGTCAACTTTTCCAGGAGTCAGGGCTTCTCTACCTGGCCCAGGAGCTGCCAGTGCCCAGCAGGGCCAGGGCACCGAGGCTGCCAGACCAAGGGGGCAGCAGACGGGCAAAGGACTCCTCAGAGGGCTATGAGGAGGAAGGGCTAGAAGGTCGCAGAGAGAAGCCTCCTTCTCCAGCAGAGCAGCCAG CAGACGTGACTCTGCAGAGACTGGCAGCTATGCTGGCGGGCTATGGGGTGGAGCTGCGTCAGCTGACCCCTGAGCAGCTCTCCACCCTCTCAAccctgctgcagctgctgcccaAGGGCGCAGGACGAAATCTGG GAGGGGTTGTAAATGTTGGAGCTGACGTCAAGAAA ACAAtggaggagcaggtgcagggtgGAAACACGGCAGAgcctccaccccccacaccctccctgccTGGGTACCCCACTGCCAGCCCCACTGCCAGCAAAGCCCAGCAGGTGCCGAGCTCTGGATCCTCTGAGCCTCCCAAAACTGCTAGCCACCTTGCCACACCTGTCCTGCTGGAGAAGAAAAGTCCACTGGGCCAGAGCCAGCCCACACTGGTGAGGCAGCCCTCAGCTCAGTCATCAGCAGAGGAGTATGGCTACATTGTCACCGACCAGAA GCCCCTGAGTCTGGCCGCAGGAGTGAAGCTGCTGGAGATCCTAGCTGAGCATGTGCACGTGTCCTCGGGCAGCTTCATCAACATCAG TGTGGTGGGACCGGCCCTCACCTTCCGCATCCGACACAATGAACAGAACCTGTCTTTGGCTGATGTGACCCAGCAAGCTG GCCTGGTGAAGGCGGAACTGGAAGCACAGACAGGGCTGCAGATCTTGCAGACGGGAGTGGGACAG agggaggaggcagctgCGGTTCTTCCCCGGCCAGCCCGCAGCACCTCTCCCATGCGCTCAGTGCTACTCACCGTGGTGGCCCTGGCAGGGGTGGCCGGGCTGCTGGTGGCTCTGGCAGTGGCTTTGTGTGTGCGGCAGCATGCACGGCAGCGAGACAAGGAGCGCCTGGCAGCACTAGGCCCTGAGGGGGCCCATGGTGACACTACCTTTGAGTACCAG GACCTGTGCCGCCAGCATATGGCCGCAAAGTCCCTGTTCAGCCGGGCAGAGGGTCCCCCAGAGCCTTCTCGGGTGAGCAGCGTGTCCTCTCAGTTTAGTGATGCGGCGCAGGCCAGCCCCAGCTCCCACAGCAGCACGCCGTCCTGGTGTGAGGAGCCCGCCCAGGCCAACATGGACATCTCCACGGGACACATGATTCTG GCCTACATGGAGGACCACCTGCGGAACCGGGACCGCTTGGCCAAGGAGTGGCAGGCCCTGTGCGCCTACCAGGCAGAGCCGAACACCTGTGCCACCGCCCAGGGGGAGGGCAACATCAAAAAGAACCGCCACCCGGACTTCCTGCCCT ATGATCACGTCCGCATCAAGCTGAAGGTGGAGAGCAGCCCTTCTCGGAGCGATTACATCAACGCCAGCCCCATT ATTGAGCACGACCCTCGGATGCCAGCCTACATAGCCACACAGGGCCCGCTGTCCCATACCATCGCAGACTTCTGGCAG ATGGTGTGGGAGAGTGGCTGCACTGTCATCGTCATGCTGACCCCACTGGTGGAGGACGGTGTCAAGCAGTGTGACCGCTACTGGCCAGATGAGGGGTCCTCCCTCTACCACGTATATGAG GTGAACCTGGTGTCGGAGCACATCTGGTGCGAGGACTTCCTGGTGCGCAGCTTCTACCTGAAGAACGTGCAGACCCAGGAGACGCGCACGCTCACGCAGTTCCACTTCCTCAGCTGGCCGGCAGAGGGCACCCCCGCGTCCACGCGGCCGCTGCTGGACTTCCGCAG GAAAGTGAACAAGTGCTACCGGGGCCGCTCCTGCCCCATCATTGTGCACTGCAG TGACGGTGCAGGGAGGACTGGCACTTACATCCTCATTGACATGGTACTGAACCGCATGGCAAAAG GCGTAAAGGAGATTGACATCGCTGCCACCCTGGAGCATGTCCGTGACCAGCGGCCCGGCCTTGTCCGCTCTAAG GACCAGTTCGAATTTGCTTTGACCGCTGTGGCGGAGGAGGTGAACGCCATCCTCAAGGCCCTGCCCCAGTGA
- the PTPRN gene encoding receptor-type tyrosine-protein phosphatase-like N isoform X1, producing MRRPRRPGGPGGSGGLRLLLCLLLLSSRPGGCSAISAHGCLFDRRLCSHLEVCIQDGLFGQCQVGVGQARPLLQVTSPVLQRLQSVLRQLMSQGLSWHDDLTQYVISQEMERIPRLRPPEPRPRDRSGLVPRRPGPAGELLLQGLPTGSTPAAQHRLPQPPVGGGGAGVGSPLSPLQAELLHPLLEHLLLPPQAPHPALSYEPALLQPYLFHQFGSRDGSRGSEGSPGMVSVGPLPKAESSTLFSRTASKAMFGAHSDHSYGDPPGPSPGQLFQESGLLYLAQELPVPSRARAPRLPDQGGSRRAKDSSEGYEEEGLEGRREKPPSPAEQPADVTLQRLAAMLAGYGVELRQLTPEQLSTLSTLLQLLPKGAGRNLGGVVNVGADVKKTMEEQVQGGNTAEPPPPTPSLPGYPTASPTASKAQQVPSSGSSEPPKTASHLATPVLLEKKSPLGQSQPTLVRQPSAQSSAEEYGYIVTDQKPLSLAAGVKLLEILAEHVHVSSGSFINISVVGPALTFRIRHNEQNLSLADVTQQAGLVKAELEAQTGLQILQTGVGQREEAAAVLPRPARSTSPMRSVLLTVVALAGVAGLLVALAVALCVRQHARQRDKERLAALGPEGAHGDTTFEYQDLCRQHMAAKSLFSRAEGPPEPSRVSSVSSQFSDAAQASPSSHSSTPSWCEEPAQANMDISTGHMILAYMEDHLRNRDRLAKEWQALCAYQAEPNTCATAQGEGNIKKNRHPDFLPYDHVRIKLKVESSPSRSDYINASPIAHGVSSLPQIEHDPRMPAYIATQGPLSHTIADFWQMVWESGCTVIVMLTPLVEDGVKQCDRYWPDEGSSLYHVYEVNLVSEHIWCEDFLVRSFYLKNVQTQETRTLTQFHFLSWPAEGTPASTRPLLDFRRKVNKCYRGRSCPIIVHCSDGAGRTGTYILIDMVLNRMAKGVKEIDIAATLEHVRDQRPGLVRSKDQFEFALTAVAEEVNAILKALPQ from the exons GATTGTCCTGGCACGATGACCTCACTCAGTATGTGATCTCCCAGGAGATGGAACGCATCCCCAGGCTTCGCCCCCCAGAGCCCCGTCCAAGGGACAG ATCTGGCTTGGTGCCCAGAAGACCTGGTCCTGCTGGGGAGCTGCTTCTACAAGGCCTCCCTACTGGCTCCACCCCTGCTGCCCAGCACCGGCTTCCTCAACCTccagtgggtgggggtggagctggGGTGGGCTCTCCACTGTCCCCCCTGCAGGCTGAGCTGCTGCACCCTCTCTTGGAGCATCTACTGCTACCCCCGcaggccccccaccctgctctgaGTTATGAACCTGCCCTGCTGCAGCCCTACCTGTTCCATCAG TTTGGCTCCCGCGATGGCTCCCGGGGCTCAGAGGGCTCCCCAGGGATGGTCAGTGTTGGCCCCCTGCCCAAGGCCGAATCCTCCACCCTCTTCAGCAGAACTGCCTCCAAGGCCATGTTTGGGGCTCACTCTGACCATTCCTACGGGGACCCCCCAGGGCCTTCACCTGGTCAACTTTTCCAGGAGTCAGGGCTTCTCTACCTGGCCCAGGAGCTGCCAGTGCCCAGCAGGGCCAGGGCACCGAGGCTGCCAGACCAAGGGGGCAGCAGACGGGCAAAGGACTCCTCAGAGGGCTATGAGGAGGAAGGGCTAGAAGGTCGCAGAGAGAAGCCTCCTTCTCCAGCAGAGCAGCCAG CAGACGTGACTCTGCAGAGACTGGCAGCTATGCTGGCGGGCTATGGGGTGGAGCTGCGTCAGCTGACCCCTGAGCAGCTCTCCACCCTCTCAAccctgctgcagctgctgcccaAGGGCGCAGGACGAAATCTGG GAGGGGTTGTAAATGTTGGAGCTGACGTCAAGAAA ACAAtggaggagcaggtgcagggtgGAAACACGGCAGAgcctccaccccccacaccctccctgccTGGGTACCCCACTGCCAGCCCCACTGCCAGCAAAGCCCAGCAGGTGCCGAGCTCTGGATCCTCTGAGCCTCCCAAAACTGCTAGCCACCTTGCCACACCTGTCCTGCTGGAGAAGAAAAGTCCACTGGGCCAGAGCCAGCCCACACTGGTGAGGCAGCCCTCAGCTCAGTCATCAGCAGAGGAGTATGGCTACATTGTCACCGACCAGAA GCCCCTGAGTCTGGCCGCAGGAGTGAAGCTGCTGGAGATCCTAGCTGAGCATGTGCACGTGTCCTCGGGCAGCTTCATCAACATCAG TGTGGTGGGACCGGCCCTCACCTTCCGCATCCGACACAATGAACAGAACCTGTCTTTGGCTGATGTGACCCAGCAAGCTG GCCTGGTGAAGGCGGAACTGGAAGCACAGACAGGGCTGCAGATCTTGCAGACGGGAGTGGGACAG agggaggaggcagctgCGGTTCTTCCCCGGCCAGCCCGCAGCACCTCTCCCATGCGCTCAGTGCTACTCACCGTGGTGGCCCTGGCAGGGGTGGCCGGGCTGCTGGTGGCTCTGGCAGTGGCTTTGTGTGTGCGGCAGCATGCACGGCAGCGAGACAAGGAGCGCCTGGCAGCACTAGGCCCTGAGGGGGCCCATGGTGACACTACCTTTGAGTACCAG GACCTGTGCCGCCAGCATATGGCCGCAAAGTCCCTGTTCAGCCGGGCAGAGGGTCCCCCAGAGCCTTCTCGGGTGAGCAGCGTGTCCTCTCAGTTTAGTGATGCGGCGCAGGCCAGCCCCAGCTCCCACAGCAGCACGCCGTCCTGGTGTGAGGAGCCCGCCCAGGCCAACATGGACATCTCCACGGGACACATGATTCTG GCCTACATGGAGGACCACCTGCGGAACCGGGACCGCTTGGCCAAGGAGTGGCAGGCCCTGTGCGCCTACCAGGCAGAGCCGAACACCTGTGCCACCGCCCAGGGGGAGGGCAACATCAAAAAGAACCGCCACCCGGACTTCCTGCCCT ATGATCACGTCCGCATCAAGCTGAAGGTGGAGAGCAGCCCTTCTCGGAGCGATTACATCAACGCCAGCCCCATT GCTCATGGTGTGTCTTCCCTGCCCCAGATTGAGCACGACCCTCGGATGCCAGCCTACATAGCCACACAGGGCCCGCTGTCCCATACCATCGCAGACTTCTGGCAG ATGGTGTGGGAGAGTGGCTGCACTGTCATCGTCATGCTGACCCCACTGGTGGAGGACGGTGTCAAGCAGTGTGACCGCTACTGGCCAGATGAGGGGTCCTCCCTCTACCACGTATATGAG GTGAACCTGGTGTCGGAGCACATCTGGTGCGAGGACTTCCTGGTGCGCAGCTTCTACCTGAAGAACGTGCAGACCCAGGAGACGCGCACGCTCACGCAGTTCCACTTCCTCAGCTGGCCGGCAGAGGGCACCCCCGCGTCCACGCGGCCGCTGCTGGACTTCCGCAG GAAAGTGAACAAGTGCTACCGGGGCCGCTCCTGCCCCATCATTGTGCACTGCAG TGACGGTGCAGGGAGGACTGGCACTTACATCCTCATTGACATGGTACTGAACCGCATGGCAAAAG GCGTAAAGGAGATTGACATCGCTGCCACCCTGGAGCATGTCCGTGACCAGCGGCCCGGCCTTGTCCGCTCTAAG GACCAGTTCGAATTTGCTTTGACCGCTGTGGCGGAGGAGGTGAACGCCATCCTCAAGGCCCTGCCCCAGTGA
- the PTPRN gene encoding receptor-type tyrosine-protein phosphatase-like N isoform X5, which translates to MRRPRRPGGPGGSGGLRLLLCLLLLSSRPGGCSAISAHGCLFDRRLCSHLEVCIQDGLFGQCQVGVGQARPLLQVTSPVLQRLQSVLRQLMSQGLSWHDDLTQYVISQEMERIPRLRPPEPRPRDRSGLVPRRPGPAGELLLQGLPTGSTPAAQHRLPQPPVGGGGAGVGSPLSPLQAELLHPLLEHLLLPPQAPHPALSYEPALLQPYLFHQFGSRDGSRGSEGSPGMVSVGPLPKAESSTLFSRTASKAMFGAHSDHSYGDPPGPSPGQLFQESGLLYLAQELPVPSRARAPRLPDQGGSRRAKDSSEGYEEEGLEGRREKPPSPAEQPGGVVNVGADVKKTMEEQVQGGNTAEPPPPTPSLPGYPTASPTASKAQQVPSSGSSEPPKTASHLATPVLLEKKSPLGQSQPTLVRQPSAQSSAEEYGYIVTDQKPLSLAAGVKLLEILAEHVHVSSGSFINISVVGPALTFRIRHNEQNLSLADVTQQAGLVKAELEAQTGLQILQTGVGQREEAAAVLPRPARSTSPMRSVLLTVVALAGVAGLLVALAVALCVRQHARQRDKERLAALGPEGAHGDTTFEYQDLCRQHMAAKSLFSRAEGPPEPSRVSSVSSQFSDAAQASPSSHSSTPSWCEEPAQANMDISTGHMILAYMEDHLRNRDRLAKEWQALCAYQAEPNTCATAQGEGNIKKNRHPDFLPYDHVRIKLKVESSPSRSDYINASPIAHGVSSLPQIEHDPRMPAYIATQGPLSHTIADFWQMVWESGCTVIVMLTPLVEDGVKQCDRYWPDEGSSLYHVYEVNLVSEHIWCEDFLVRSFYLKNVQTQETRTLTQFHFLSWPAEGTPASTRPLLDFRRKVNKCYRGRSCPIIVHCSDGAGRTGTYILIDMVLNRMAKGVKEIDIAATLEHVRDQRPGLVRSKDQFEFALTAVAEEVNAILKALPQ; encoded by the exons GATTGTCCTGGCACGATGACCTCACTCAGTATGTGATCTCCCAGGAGATGGAACGCATCCCCAGGCTTCGCCCCCCAGAGCCCCGTCCAAGGGACAG ATCTGGCTTGGTGCCCAGAAGACCTGGTCCTGCTGGGGAGCTGCTTCTACAAGGCCTCCCTACTGGCTCCACCCCTGCTGCCCAGCACCGGCTTCCTCAACCTccagtgggtgggggtggagctggGGTGGGCTCTCCACTGTCCCCCCTGCAGGCTGAGCTGCTGCACCCTCTCTTGGAGCATCTACTGCTACCCCCGcaggccccccaccctgctctgaGTTATGAACCTGCCCTGCTGCAGCCCTACCTGTTCCATCAG TTTGGCTCCCGCGATGGCTCCCGGGGCTCAGAGGGCTCCCCAGGGATGGTCAGTGTTGGCCCCCTGCCCAAGGCCGAATCCTCCACCCTCTTCAGCAGAACTGCCTCCAAGGCCATGTTTGGGGCTCACTCTGACCATTCCTACGGGGACCCCCCAGGGCCTTCACCTGGTCAACTTTTCCAGGAGTCAGGGCTTCTCTACCTGGCCCAGGAGCTGCCAGTGCCCAGCAGGGCCAGGGCACCGAGGCTGCCAGACCAAGGGGGCAGCAGACGGGCAAAGGACTCCTCAGAGGGCTATGAGGAGGAAGGGCTAGAAGGTCGCAGAGAGAAGCCTCCTTCTCCAGCAGAGCAGCCAG GAGGGGTTGTAAATGTTGGAGCTGACGTCAAGAAA ACAAtggaggagcaggtgcagggtgGAAACACGGCAGAgcctccaccccccacaccctccctgccTGGGTACCCCACTGCCAGCCCCACTGCCAGCAAAGCCCAGCAGGTGCCGAGCTCTGGATCCTCTGAGCCTCCCAAAACTGCTAGCCACCTTGCCACACCTGTCCTGCTGGAGAAGAAAAGTCCACTGGGCCAGAGCCAGCCCACACTGGTGAGGCAGCCCTCAGCTCAGTCATCAGCAGAGGAGTATGGCTACATTGTCACCGACCAGAA GCCCCTGAGTCTGGCCGCAGGAGTGAAGCTGCTGGAGATCCTAGCTGAGCATGTGCACGTGTCCTCGGGCAGCTTCATCAACATCAG TGTGGTGGGACCGGCCCTCACCTTCCGCATCCGACACAATGAACAGAACCTGTCTTTGGCTGATGTGACCCAGCAAGCTG GCCTGGTGAAGGCGGAACTGGAAGCACAGACAGGGCTGCAGATCTTGCAGACGGGAGTGGGACAG agggaggaggcagctgCGGTTCTTCCCCGGCCAGCCCGCAGCACCTCTCCCATGCGCTCAGTGCTACTCACCGTGGTGGCCCTGGCAGGGGTGGCCGGGCTGCTGGTGGCTCTGGCAGTGGCTTTGTGTGTGCGGCAGCATGCACGGCAGCGAGACAAGGAGCGCCTGGCAGCACTAGGCCCTGAGGGGGCCCATGGTGACACTACCTTTGAGTACCAG GACCTGTGCCGCCAGCATATGGCCGCAAAGTCCCTGTTCAGCCGGGCAGAGGGTCCCCCAGAGCCTTCTCGGGTGAGCAGCGTGTCCTCTCAGTTTAGTGATGCGGCGCAGGCCAGCCCCAGCTCCCACAGCAGCACGCCGTCCTGGTGTGAGGAGCCCGCCCAGGCCAACATGGACATCTCCACGGGACACATGATTCTG GCCTACATGGAGGACCACCTGCGGAACCGGGACCGCTTGGCCAAGGAGTGGCAGGCCCTGTGCGCCTACCAGGCAGAGCCGAACACCTGTGCCACCGCCCAGGGGGAGGGCAACATCAAAAAGAACCGCCACCCGGACTTCCTGCCCT ATGATCACGTCCGCATCAAGCTGAAGGTGGAGAGCAGCCCTTCTCGGAGCGATTACATCAACGCCAGCCCCATT GCTCATGGTGTGTCTTCCCTGCCCCAGATTGAGCACGACCCTCGGATGCCAGCCTACATAGCCACACAGGGCCCGCTGTCCCATACCATCGCAGACTTCTGGCAG ATGGTGTGGGAGAGTGGCTGCACTGTCATCGTCATGCTGACCCCACTGGTGGAGGACGGTGTCAAGCAGTGTGACCGCTACTGGCCAGATGAGGGGTCCTCCCTCTACCACGTATATGAG GTGAACCTGGTGTCGGAGCACATCTGGTGCGAGGACTTCCTGGTGCGCAGCTTCTACCTGAAGAACGTGCAGACCCAGGAGACGCGCACGCTCACGCAGTTCCACTTCCTCAGCTGGCCGGCAGAGGGCACCCCCGCGTCCACGCGGCCGCTGCTGGACTTCCGCAG GAAAGTGAACAAGTGCTACCGGGGCCGCTCCTGCCCCATCATTGTGCACTGCAG TGACGGTGCAGGGAGGACTGGCACTTACATCCTCATTGACATGGTACTGAACCGCATGGCAAAAG GCGTAAAGGAGATTGACATCGCTGCCACCCTGGAGCATGTCCGTGACCAGCGGCCCGGCCTTGTCCGCTCTAAG GACCAGTTCGAATTTGCTTTGACCGCTGTGGCGGAGGAGGTGAACGCCATCCTCAAGGCCCTGCCCCAGTGA